The Penaeus monodon isolate SGIC_2016 chromosome 33, NSTDA_Pmon_1, whole genome shotgun sequence genome includes a window with the following:
- the LOC119594416 gene encoding uncharacterized protein LOC119594416, protein MSVLAEGNEPEWNALTSSTPLPFPPALGDATPQPAAADEGEASVYIAAAVFSLCYFLVGILCCRCYWIHLKKKSENNRSCENNLETAGTQLQHQHQQEETSREPSDALEINTEDNEFLEAKCC, encoded by the coding sequence ATGAGCGTCCTGGCGGAAGGCAACGAACCGGAGTGGAACGCGTTGACCTCCTCCACGCCCTTGCCCTTCCCGCCTGCCCTCGGCGACGCAACGCCCCAACCCGCCGCGGCTGACGAAGGGGAGGCATCCGTCTACATCGCCGCCGCCGTCTTCTCCCTCTGCTACTTCCTGGTGGGGATCCTGTGCTGCCGCTGCTACTGGATCCACCTGAAGAAGAAATCGGAGAATAACCGGAGCTGTGAGAATAACCTGGAGACCGCCGGGACTCAGCTacagcaccagcaccagcaggAGGAGACGTCGAGAGAGCCATCGGACGCGCTGGAGATTAACACGGAGGATAATGAATTTCTAGAAGCCAAATGCTGCTAA